A window of Lentibacillus sp. Marseille-P4043 contains these coding sequences:
- a CDS encoding spore coat protein, which produces MRHQHGPHCGCPKQIVHPVKHNCVHHCTESVVEHVHPSHTTVMNHHLVKNKHVFPHSTSVQNTEDCVDEYGGSFNYPPQASMGFGPGNQVAGAMSPGNFGMEQGNNQVAGAMNHGNPGMGHCGQPPMGMNNWKQPNKWC; this is translated from the coding sequence ATGAGACATCAACATGGACCACACTGCGGGTGCCCTAAACAAATTGTGCATCCGGTAAAGCATAATTGTGTTCATCATTGCACAGAGAGTGTGGTAGAACACGTTCATCCTTCTCATACGACTGTTATGAATCATCATTTAGTAAAGAATAAGCATGTATTTCCACATTCTACGTCAGTGCAAAATACAGAGGATTGTGTAGATGAATATGGTGGGTCATTTAATTATCCACCACAAGCTTCGATGGGATTTGGACCAGGAAACCAAGTTGCAGGCGCGATGTCCCCGGGTAATTTCGGAATGGAGCAAGGAAATAACCAAGTTGCAGGTGCAATGAACCACGGCAATCCTGGCATGGGACACTGTGGTCAACCACCAATGGGAATGAATAACTGGAAACAACCGAATAAATGGTGTTAA
- a CDS encoding PaaI family thioesterase, with product MTDTVEKAVQDEYPEDFSWCYGCGRLNEDGYHFRTGWDGENTVTIYTPRPEHTALPGFVYGGLIASLIDCHGTGSASLALHRKNGHEPGDGVEPPRFVTGSLHVDFIKPTPHGTPLKAVGTIEEVHPKKWKVHTEVFAEGKVCAKGEVVAVVMPSTFLEK from the coding sequence ATGACAGATACAGTAGAAAAAGCAGTCCAAGATGAATATCCAGAAGACTTCTCATGGTGTTATGGCTGTGGAAGATTGAATGAAGATGGCTACCACTTCCGAACCGGGTGGGATGGGGAAAATACCGTCACAATTTATACACCACGTCCAGAACATACAGCATTACCCGGCTTTGTCTACGGCGGCTTAATCGCCTCCCTAATTGACTGCCATGGAACCGGTTCAGCTTCCCTTGCACTGCACCGGAAAAACGGACATGAACCAGGTGACGGTGTGGAGCCACCACGATTCGTAACAGGCTCACTACACGTCGACTTCATCAAACCAACACCACACGGCACACCGTTAAAAGCAGTTGGAACAATTGAAGAAGTCCATCCAAAGAAATGGAAGGTACATACGGAAGTTTTTGCTGAGGGAAAAGTTTGTGCCAAAGGAGAAGTTGTCGCAGTTGTGATGCCAAGTACGTTTTTGGAAAAGTAA
- a CDS encoding TatD family hydrolase, which yields MNNVESQVIDAHIHLDMYGVPDRNRLLKELKHHHVAALIAVSCHLQSAEMNLEFSRIDKRIKPAFGYHPEQELPSDLMLDEIIAFMQRNQEEMVAVGEVGLPYYSRQKNPNLQVDLYLEILELFIQQAVTLDKPIVLHAVYDDAPLVCDLLEKHSVKKAHFHWFKGDYKTIERMQQNGYYISITPDVLYEREIQQLVKHYPLSNMMVETDGPWRFKGPFMGEKTHPKMIHQSVAKIAELKGLNVEEVYCRLYENTSQFYCV from the coding sequence GTGAATAATGTGGAGAGTCAGGTTATCGATGCACACATACATTTGGATATGTACGGTGTACCAGATCGAAATAGGTTGTTAAAGGAACTGAAGCACCATCATGTTGCTGCATTAATTGCTGTATCATGTCACTTACAATCCGCCGAAATGAATCTAGAATTTTCCCGGATTGATAAAAGGATTAAACCGGCATTTGGCTACCATCCGGAACAAGAATTACCATCTGATTTAATGTTGGATGAAATCATAGCATTCATGCAGAGAAATCAGGAGGAGATGGTTGCTGTTGGCGAAGTTGGATTGCCATATTATTCACGGCAGAAAAACCCCAATCTTCAAGTAGACCTTTATCTGGAGATCCTGGAATTGTTTATTCAGCAAGCTGTGACGTTAGATAAGCCAATTGTTTTGCATGCTGTGTATGATGATGCGCCACTTGTCTGTGATTTATTGGAAAAGCATTCAGTGAAAAAGGCTCATTTTCACTGGTTTAAAGGTGATTATAAAACAATTGAGCGTATGCAGCAAAATGGTTATTACATTTCCATTACGCCAGATGTATTGTATGAACGGGAAATCCAGCAGCTTGTTAAACACTACCCTTTATCAAACATGATGGTAGAGACGGATGGGCCTTGGCGGTTTAAGGGGCCTTTCATGGGTGAAAAAACACATCCAAAAATGATTCATCAATCCGTCGCTAAAATTGCGGAGTTGAAGGGATTGAATGTAGAGGAAGTTTATTGTCGTTTATATGAAAATACGAGTCAGTTTTATTGTGTGTGA
- a CDS encoding ABC transporter ATP-binding protein, producing MGKLKIDNLTKSYNQNVILNDISFTVHEGEFVSILGPSGSGKSTLFHVIGGIRFPDSGTIYLDDKQINGTKGAISYTPQSPSLLPWRSILKNVLLGAELAGGGSEVDAMRMIERAGLKGYEHAYPHELSGGMQQRAAFIRSLLSPQSIICLDEPFSALDEFTRLEMQKWLLSIWEEDKRSILFVTHSIEEAIYLSDRVIVLTDKPATVKKEISIPFSRPRKEDILLSEEFLHWKKLIYRELGE from the coding sequence ATGGGAAAACTGAAAATCGACAACTTAACAAAATCGTATAACCAAAATGTGATACTAAACGATATATCATTTACCGTACATGAGGGGGAATTTGTTTCCATTTTAGGGCCATCTGGTAGCGGAAAGAGTACATTATTCCATGTTATAGGTGGGATACGTTTTCCTGATTCGGGTACGATTTATTTAGATGATAAGCAGATAAATGGGACAAAAGGGGCTATTAGTTATACACCCCAATCACCGTCATTGCTCCCTTGGCGAAGCATATTGAAAAATGTATTGCTTGGTGCTGAACTAGCTGGGGGAGGAAGTGAAGTGGATGCAATGCGAATGATCGAACGTGCTGGACTAAAGGGGTACGAGCATGCATATCCACACGAACTTTCCGGGGGAATGCAGCAGCGTGCAGCTTTTATCCGCAGCTTGCTAAGTCCACAATCGATTATTTGTTTAGATGAACCATTTTCGGCATTAGACGAGTTCACCCGATTGGAAATGCAAAAGTGGCTATTATCGATTTGGGAGGAAGACAAACGCTCTATTTTGTTTGTAACACATAGTATTGAGGAAGCCATTTATCTTTCTGATCGAGTAATTGTGTTAACTGATAAACCTGCAACAGTGAAAAAAGAAATTTCTATCCCTTTTTCACGTCCTAGGAAAGAAGACATCCTTTTGTCAGAGGAATTTTTGCATTGGAAAAAATTAATCTATCGGGAACTAGGTGAATAA
- a CDS encoding ABC transporter permease, whose amino-acid sequence MKGIIEKGWKPLVVILLLFSAWELSSILFDIPDWLLPAPSQIVQTGIEGWPMYQHHLVSTITLSVVGLLIGVSVGILVAICLHLVSFIREAFFPLMILSQNIPIIVLAPLLVIWFGFGVLPKIIVITLVCFFPVAVAALDGFRQTDRDLLHYAQMAGANKRQIFTKLEIPSALPSLFSGLKISATYSVMGAVISEWLGANEGIGVYMTLASSSFRTDRVFVAIFFVMILSLLFFSLIAFLEKRILSWKSEGN is encoded by the coding sequence ATGAAAGGGATCATTGAAAAAGGATGGAAACCGCTTGTGGTTATCCTCCTTTTGTTCAGTGCATGGGAGCTTTCCAGTATACTATTTGATATACCGGATTGGCTCCTTCCCGCACCATCACAAATTGTTCAAACAGGAATAGAAGGCTGGCCGATGTATCAACATCATTTAGTCTCAACCATTACATTATCGGTTGTTGGTCTTTTGATCGGTGTAAGCGTTGGGATTCTTGTTGCTATTTGTCTGCACCTTGTTTCATTTATACGCGAAGCATTTTTTCCATTGATGATCCTATCACAAAACATCCCGATTATTGTGCTTGCACCGCTCCTCGTTATTTGGTTTGGATTTGGGGTGTTGCCTAAGATAATCGTGATCACATTGGTTTGTTTCTTTCCAGTTGCTGTTGCAGCATTGGATGGGTTTCGGCAAACGGATCGTGATTTGCTTCATTATGCACAAATGGCCGGAGCAAATAAGAGACAGATTTTCACCAAATTGGAAATCCCCAGTGCGTTACCGTCCTTATTTTCCGGGTTAAAAATTTCGGCAACTTATAGTGTAATGGGAGCGGTTATTTCCGAATGGCTTGGTGCGAATGAGGGAATCGGCGTCTATATGACATTGGCCTCATCATCATTTCGGACCGATCGCGTTTTTGTTGCGATATTTTTTGTTATGATTTTGAGTCTCTTGTTCTTTTCGCTGATCGCTTTTCTAGAAAAAAGAATTCTTAGTTGGAAATCAGAGGGGAATTGA
- a CDS encoding thiamine-binding protein has product MANALVSVQIIPKTKNGEDTIPYVDAAIEVIAQSGVKYEVNPLETTMEGDLPVLLSIIEKMNTRMTERGCESIISQVKVFHKPDGASMYELTEKYR; this is encoded by the coding sequence ATGGCAAATGCGTTAGTGAGTGTACAAATTATACCAAAGACAAAAAATGGGGAGGATACGATTCCATATGTAGATGCTGCAATAGAAGTTATTGCTCAATCAGGCGTGAAATATGAGGTGAACCCGCTCGAGACAACAATGGAAGGCGATTTGCCGGTGCTTCTATCAATTATCGAAAAAATGAATACAAGGATGACTGAACGCGGGTGTGAAAGTATTATTTCGCAGGTAAAAGTGTTTCATAAACCAGATGGGGCTTCAATGTATGAACTGACGGAGAAATATCGCTAA
- a CDS encoding ABC transporter substrate-binding protein, whose amino-acid sequence MKKLLMLLMLTTVLVACNGNNESKSADQDEDTKQKIKFVLDWTPNTNHTGIYVAQKKGYFNDEGLDVEIMMPGEVGADQLVASGKADFGVGAQESITEARVQGVPIVSIAAVIQHNTSGFASPKEKDITSPKDFAGKTYGGWGAPVEKAVLTSLMNQENASADDVDIVNMGNTDFFTAVKRDIDFAWIYYGWTGVEAELRGEELNMLYLTDYSKKLDYYTPVLTTNEQTIEENPETVKKFLAAVSKGYRFAIDNPDEAAAILIDAVPDLDVELVQASQEWLSPKYQDDADRWGEQKLEVWENYANWMYDNNLLDTRLDSEKAFTNEFLPK is encoded by the coding sequence ATGAAGAAGCTTTTAATGTTACTTATGCTCACTACCGTTCTTGTGGCATGTAACGGCAACAACGAGTCCAAAAGTGCGGATCAAGATGAGGACACTAAGCAGAAAATAAAGTTCGTCTTGGACTGGACACCAAACACGAATCATACTGGCATTTATGTTGCACAGAAAAAGGGATACTTTAATGACGAGGGACTGGATGTGGAAATTATGATGCCGGGAGAAGTTGGAGCTGATCAGCTTGTCGCGTCAGGTAAGGCCGATTTTGGTGTGGGTGCGCAGGAAAGTATTACGGAAGCACGTGTACAAGGTGTTCCGATCGTTTCCATTGCAGCAGTGATTCAGCATAATACATCTGGTTTTGCCTCACCTAAAGAAAAAGATATCACATCACCGAAAGATTTTGCCGGGAAGACGTATGGTGGTTGGGGTGCGCCAGTTGAGAAGGCTGTTCTTACATCCCTTATGAACCAAGAGAATGCTTCTGCCGATGATGTGGATATTGTCAATATGGGAAACACTGACTTCTTTACGGCAGTGAAACGCGATATTGACTTTGCTTGGATTTATTATGGCTGGACTGGTGTAGAAGCTGAACTGCGCGGTGAGGAGTTAAACATGTTGTACCTAACTGACTACTCGAAAAAACTTGATTATTATACACCTGTTCTTACGACGAATGAACAAACAATTGAGGAAAATCCGGAAACGGTTAAGAAGTTTTTAGCGGCTGTTTCGAAAGGATATAGATTTGCTATCGATAACCCTGACGAAGCGGCTGCTATATTGATAGACGCAGTTCCCGATCTTGATGTGGAACTGGTACAGGCGAGTCAAGAGTGGCTCTCACCAAAATACCAGGATGATGCCGATCGTTGGGGCGAACAGAAACTAGAAGTCTGGGAGAATTATGCAAATTGGATGTACGATAACAATCTATTAGACACACGACTAGATAGCGAAAAAGCTTTTACGAATGAATTTCTACCAAAATAG
- a CDS encoding diphthine--ammonia ligase codes for MKIALSFSGGKDSSLALYRLQQQGHDVSCLITTIWQEKHETVAHGEKLDRIEKQAERIGIPVHFIKTDFTEYTQDFVHTLQDLKMTYEIDSVAFGDIYLEGHREWGEQVAEKAGVAPIYPLWTDQHKVLDLLREFVASKFQARVIKVDNTKLPESWIGRLVDESFITDISKKDVCPLGESGEYHTTVFGGPIFNDPV; via the coding sequence ATGAAAATAGCTTTATCATTCAGTGGTGGGAAAGATAGCAGTCTAGCATTATATCGATTGCAACAACAAGGTCATGATGTTTCCTGTCTGATTACAACGATATGGCAGGAAAAACATGAAACAGTCGCGCATGGGGAGAAGCTTGATCGAATTGAAAAGCAGGCTGAACGGATCGGGATTCCCGTTCATTTTATCAAAACAGACTTTACGGAATATACACAGGATTTTGTTCATACGCTACAAGATTTAAAAATGACCTATGAGATTGATAGCGTGGCATTTGGTGACATATACTTAGAAGGGCATCGTGAGTGGGGAGAGCAGGTTGCAGAAAAAGCTGGCGTAGCGCCGATTTACCCGTTGTGGACGGATCAACATAAGGTATTGGATTTATTAAGAGAATTTGTCGCTTCAAAGTTTCAGGCACGGGTTATCAAGGTAGATAATACAAAACTTCCGGAAAGCTGGATAGGCCGACTTGTAGATGAGTCGTTTATTACGGATATTAGCAAGAAGGATGTTTGTCCGCTGGGGGAATCGGGAGAATATCATACAACAGTGTTTGGCGGGCCAATATTTAACGATCCGGTTTGA
- the yidC gene encoding membrane protein insertase YidC, translated as MERKSVFTILTKYSFIGFILLIALTGCQGANGDPISADSPGFFDHYFVYPFSLLIKGLASLLNDNFGVSIIVITLLVRLILMPFMLKQMKSSNQMREKMNVMKPEMDAIKEKYKDKKDKESQMKMQQETMELYQKHQMNPMASLGCLPMIIQVPIFIGLYYAIRRTPEIATHNFLWFNLGQTDMILPFIAAAIYLLQALVSRIGMDPNQKKQMALFSFISPIMIFIVSFNFPAALPLYWAVSGLFLVFQTLISKRKYRTKTEES; from the coding sequence ATGGAAAGAAAATCTGTATTCACAATCCTTACAAAATATAGCTTTATCGGTTTCATCTTATTAATCGCTTTAACCGGATGCCAAGGTGCAAATGGTGATCCAATCAGTGCCGATTCACCTGGCTTTTTCGATCATTATTTCGTTTATCCTTTTTCCCTGTTAATTAAAGGGCTCGCTTCGTTGTTAAATGACAATTTTGGCGTATCAATTATTGTTATTACGTTGCTTGTTCGGCTTATATTGATGCCTTTCATGCTGAAGCAAATGAAAAGCAGCAATCAAATGCGTGAGAAAATGAACGTCATGAAGCCGGAAATGGATGCAATTAAAGAAAAGTATAAGGACAAAAAAGATAAAGAATCACAAATGAAAATGCAGCAGGAAACGATGGAACTTTATCAAAAACATCAGATGAATCCAATGGCCTCTCTAGGCTGTCTACCAATGATCATTCAAGTTCCAATTTTTATCGGACTTTACTATGCAATCCGGCGAACTCCGGAAATCGCAACACACAACTTTCTCTGGTTTAACTTAGGGCAAACCGATATGATTCTGCCATTTATCGCTGCAGCTATCTATTTATTACAGGCGCTGGTTTCACGAATCGGAATGGATCCAAACCAGAAAAAGCAAATGGCGCTATTTAGTTTTATTTCGCCAATTATGATTTTTATTGTCTCATTTAATTTCCCTGCCGCTTTGCCATTGTATTGGGCCGTAAGTGGGCTATTCTTAGTTTTTCAAACATTAATTTCGAAAAGAAAATACCGGACAAAAACTGAGGAATCATAA
- a CDS encoding DUF2642 domain-containing protein, with protein sequence MALTDRQTNLLRYLNQLSQNIASSSGVSNDFSLDLPGLDVDFNIGVGNGDTDGGTETPPPTTPGTPNTLRDVLLDLVNETVQVTTPFGMVTGTLIAVRDDYIAIIETTGDQVLVRMEKVEFVSEI encoded by the coding sequence TTGGCACTCACAGATCGTCAGACAAATCTATTGAGGTATCTTAACCAATTGTCACAAAATATTGCTTCAAGTAGTGGGGTAAGTAATGATTTTTCACTTGATTTACCAGGATTAGATGTCGACTTCAATATCGGCGTAGGAAATGGCGATACAGATGGTGGAACAGAAACACCTCCGCCAACCACGCCAGGTACACCTAATACACTTCGTGACGTATTATTAGATTTGGTTAATGAAACAGTACAAGTGACGACCCCGTTTGGTATGGTAACTGGAACATTAATTGCTGTAAGAGATGACTATATCGCAATTATTGAAACCACTGGAGATCAAGTATTGGTCCGTATGGAAAAAGTCGAATTTGTTAGTGAAATATAA
- a CDS encoding spore coat protein codes for MDHPMCENTNADTDVTQDQSSQVNNLQSSIESIVIKDSCDVDVSSTDTQAALNIQVALQAAIALVISISIADSSTGDAITQDLYAKLKSSQVNKQHTYIENSRGVNVTTRDTDIAVNAQLLLQVLIALVVRLDIL; via the coding sequence ATGGATCACCCTATGTGCGAGAACACGAATGCTGATACGGATGTTACACAGGATCAATCATCACAGGTAAATAACCTTCAAAGCTCTATTGAATCCATTGTTATAAAAGATTCATGTGATGTGGACGTATCATCAACCGACACCCAAGCCGCATTGAACATTCAGGTTGCACTTCAAGCTGCAATTGCCTTAGTTATTAGTATATCAATAGCAGATAGTAGTACCGGAGATGCTATCACACAGGATCTATATGCTAAATTAAAATCTAGCCAGGTGAATAAACAACACACGTATATTGAAAATTCCCGCGGTGTAAACGTAACAACAAGAGATACAGACATCGCAGTAAATGCCCAACTACTATTACAAGTATTGATTGCATTAGTTGTAAGACTAGACATCTTGTAA
- a CDS encoding Gfo/Idh/MocA family protein: MKVGVIGTGNMGENHVRTYLSLHDHCQLVGIYDNDEKKGHQVAERYKVKQFQSIRDLLQSVDAVSVAVPTEFHYDIGLTCIKHNVHMLMEKPITSTVAQAKDLDQKATEAGVKLQVGHIELFNPFIQVLAKELEGESIIGIDFQRLNPYDERMEKVDVVKDLMIHDLYILHELLHDKIVTFYALGNVLENTPKHAVVITKLSQGVTAQLTASFKAKKKMRTIKILTENAFMEANILDGEMKLTRAMKENANNYPVTVTQTIRVDNSIQPLTIQLLDFINCIQLDTNPFVSAKDGMKTLMITNEISEVINKL, from the coding sequence ATGAAAGTAGGCGTAATTGGAACAGGTAATATGGGAGAAAATCATGTGCGAACATATTTATCGTTACATGATCATTGCCAGCTTGTCGGTATATACGATAATGACGAAAAGAAAGGGCACCAAGTTGCTGAAAGGTATAAGGTGAAGCAATTTCAATCGATCCGTGATTTGCTGCAATCCGTCGATGCCGTCAGTGTTGCTGTACCGACAGAATTTCATTATGATATCGGTTTAACTTGCATTAAACACAACGTCCACATGTTAATGGAAAAACCAATTACGAGTACAGTTGCTCAGGCTAAAGATTTAGACCAAAAAGCCACTGAAGCAGGCGTTAAACTCCAAGTGGGGCATATTGAACTTTTCAATCCTTTCATTCAAGTTCTTGCAAAAGAGTTGGAAGGCGAGTCTATTATAGGAATTGATTTTCAACGATTGAACCCATATGACGAGAGAATGGAAAAGGTTGATGTTGTGAAGGATTTAATGATTCATGATCTTTATATTTTACATGAGCTTCTTCATGATAAAATTGTGACATTCTACGCACTTGGAAATGTATTGGAGAATACCCCAAAACATGCTGTTGTCATCACCAAACTTTCACAGGGCGTTACAGCACAGTTGACGGCAAGTTTTAAAGCAAAGAAAAAAATGAGAACGATAAAAATTTTAACGGAAAATGCTTTTATGGAAGCGAATATTCTTGATGGAGAAATGAAACTGACACGTGCGATGAAAGAGAATGCTAACAATTATCCGGTAACGGTAACGCAAACGATTCGAGTTGATAATTCCATACAGCCATTAACCATCCAGCTGTTGGACTTTATAAATTGTATTCAGCTAGATACAAATCCTTTCGTTTCAGCTAAAGATGGAATGAAAACTTTAATGATTACCAATGAAATTAGTGAGGTTATTAATAAGTTGTAA
- a CDS encoding glycosyltransferase family protein produces the protein MLNVLFIAEDTSEQLHKMYHYLEQELAKTVNLTMWRNPGHMDYILNQLPVRPDFILLLNDIGRQMKPLMNGLSRTGIPTGLFVNDVHRLVKLRRNYVTKHNIAHLFTVTRDKFIELYPEFINKMEWFPHFVQTEIYRDYGMKKDIDLLMMGAVNDIYPLRQKIVEAYEGNPNFTYHRHPGYQNVSRIDKDQHFIGQKYAIELNRAKIVFTCPSVFYYPVIKYFEILACKSLLLAPTFPELEDLGFIPGYHFVPIDEDDFMEKAAYYVANETERKQIAEQGYQFIRQTHSAKIRTEQLVKRIESILQQ, from the coding sequence ATGTTAAATGTATTATTTATAGCCGAAGACACGTCAGAACAATTACATAAGATGTACCATTACTTGGAACAGGAACTTGCCAAGACAGTGAACTTGACGATGTGGAGGAATCCGGGTCATATGGATTATATATTAAATCAACTCCCCGTTAGACCGGATTTTATCTTACTGTTAAATGATATTGGCAGGCAAATGAAACCATTGATGAACGGCCTATCCCGCACTGGTATTCCCACTGGTCTCTTTGTGAATGATGTTCATCGCCTTGTAAAGCTTAGAAGGAACTATGTAACCAAACATAACATTGCTCATTTGTTCACGGTTACACGGGATAAATTTATCGAACTATATCCAGAATTCATTAACAAGATGGAATGGTTTCCACACTTTGTTCAGACGGAAATTTATCGCGACTATGGTATGAAAAAAGATATCGACTTATTAATGATGGGAGCGGTTAATGATATTTATCCATTACGGCAAAAAATAGTAGAAGCATATGAAGGAAATCCGAATTTCACTTATCATAGGCATCCAGGTTACCAGAATGTTAGCAGAATAGATAAGGATCAACATTTTATTGGTCAAAAATATGCAATAGAGTTAAATCGGGCGAAAATCGTGTTCACCTGTCCATCCGTATTTTATTATCCAGTCATAAAATATTTTGAGATACTTGCTTGTAAATCCCTACTACTCGCTCCAACGTTTCCTGAATTAGAGGATCTCGGATTTATACCTGGCTATCATTTTGTACCGATTGATGAAGATGATTTCATGGAAAAAGCAGCCTATTACGTAGCGAATGAAACAGAACGTAAACAAATTGCCGAGCAGGGATACCAATTTATCCGGCAAACGCATTCCGCAAAAATCCGAACCGAGCAACTCGTTAAAAGAATCGAAAGCATACTCCAACAATGA
- a CDS encoding acyltransferase: MSDIPESVQLGNHVVIEENVTIGENVVIGHHTTILAGTRIGDNVTIGCSCVLGVKPAVNKRMRKSSKINTQLIIDSEVKIGHLVSIYAGTNIENNVFIGDHASIRENVSIGKESVVGRAAIVELNTIIGKSCTIQTQAYVTGDTTLEDDVFIGPCVSMSNDKYMGAKQYSLKGPYLKTGVKVGNNASLLPGIVIGSNTVIGAGAVVTKNMDDDIVAAGVPAKKLT, translated from the coding sequence TTGTCTGACATTCCAGAAAGCGTACAACTGGGTAATCATGTCGTGATTGAAGAAAATGTAACCATAGGAGAAAATGTTGTGATTGGGCATCATACAACAATTTTGGCAGGCACCCGCATTGGTGATAACGTCACAATTGGCTGTAGTTGTGTTTTAGGAGTCAAACCAGCCGTCAACAAGCGAATGCGCAAGTCGTCCAAGATAAATACACAACTCATCATTGACTCCGAGGTTAAGATCGGTCATTTAGTATCCATCTACGCCGGTACGAATATCGAAAATAATGTATTTATTGGGGATCACGCAAGTATTAGAGAAAATGTTTCGATCGGTAAGGAGTCAGTGGTTGGAAGAGCAGCTATTGTCGAATTAAATACGATAATAGGAAAATCTTGTACCATTCAAACGCAGGCCTATGTAACAGGAGACACGACACTGGAAGACGATGTTTTTATCGGTCCTTGTGTATCCATGTCTAACGATAAATACATGGGAGCAAAACAATATTCGTTAAAAGGCCCTTACCTTAAAACAGGAGTTAAAGTTGGTAATAACGCATCATTATTGCCAGGAATTGTAATCGGGTCCAATACCGTTATCGGTGCAGGTGCTGTTGTCACCAAAAATATGGATGATGATATTGTTGCAGCTGGGGTTCCAGCGAAGAAACTGACTTGA
- a CDS encoding glycosyltransferase family 4 protein — MPKKVCMVVAYHPFMDARIFKKEAKSLQKKGYNVTMIVPRRNGHLFDIDGTPFTKSFRNKVFTYDGIKIVTYNWESCKNHLNKVLSNEEIWETQGFNNHLTQLAIQQDADIYHTHEYLSLFAGIGIKRLMKKRKGKHVKLIYDSHELTPDPLDTKYPEETRKSLQQKLLYMLDEVDYVITVSDSIKSWYLAHKPNLPIEVIYNSPPLAKNYLPKEYHSNNVTIGYEGNFDDKKGMKEKIIGITEICAKKTDFQFKVIGGSRFGSSFSIPNHLQDNIQLTGWVDYQHLPDYLNDVDIGWIDLENVEHSLNRKYALPNKFFSYLNNGIPVLVNKCHEMESFIRKHQCGFVVEKTNATAQDYAEALLHLQEDKGKLKQMSQNGRSIMESLYSWEKMENRLFHVYDQLLT; from the coding sequence GTGCCAAAAAAAGTTTGCATGGTTGTAGCATATCATCCATTTATGGACGCGAGAATTTTCAAGAAAGAAGCAAAAAGCCTGCAAAAAAAGGGGTACAACGTTACGATGATTGTTCCAAGAAGGAATGGACATTTGTTCGATATTGATGGTACCCCTTTTACAAAGAGTTTTAGAAATAAAGTTTTCACCTATGATGGAATAAAAATTGTCACGTACAACTGGGAAAGCTGCAAAAACCACTTAAATAAAGTCTTAAGCAATGAAGAAATATGGGAGACTCAAGGTTTTAACAACCATTTAACCCAACTCGCCATCCAGCAAGACGCCGATATCTACCACACACATGAGTACCTCTCTCTTTTCGCTGGAATTGGTATAAAAAGGTTAATGAAGAAGCGAAAAGGAAAACATGTTAAATTAATTTACGATAGCCATGAATTGACCCCTGATCCTTTAGACACAAAATATCCTGAAGAAACGAGAAAGAGTCTGCAACAAAAGCTTCTTTACATGCTTGACGAAGTAGACTATGTCATCACTGTTTCCGATTCCATTAAATCATGGTATTTAGCACATAAACCGAATTTGCCTATCGAAGTGATTTATAATTCACCCCCGCTTGCTAAAAATTATCTACCTAAAGAATATCATTCAAATAATGTAACGATTGGTTATGAAGGAAATTTTGATGATAAAAAAGGAATGAAAGAAAAGATTATCGGCATTACAGAAATATGCGCCAAAAAAACTGATTTTCAATTCAAAGTTATTGGCGGAAGTCGATTTGGTAGTTCATTTTCAATACCAAATCATCTACAGGATAATATACAACTAACCGGATGGGTTGATTATCAACATCTTCCAGACTATTTAAATGATGTTGATATTGGCTGGATTGATCTTGAAAATGTTGAACACTCCCTTAATCGAAAATATGCCTTACCAAATAAATTCTTTAGCTATCTGAACAACGGTATACCAGTATTAGTAAACAAATGTCATGAAATGGAAAGCTTTATTCGTAAACATCAATGTGGCTTTGTTGTCGAAAAGACGAATGCAACGGCTCAAGATTATGCAGAAGCATTGCTACATCTTCAGGAAGATAAAGGCAAATTAAAACAAATGAGTCAGAATGGCCGTAGTATAATGGAAAGCTTGTACTCATGGGAAAAGATGGAGAATCGATTATTCCATGTTTATGATCAACTTCTCACATGA